One genomic segment of Odocoileus virginianus isolate 20LAN1187 ecotype Illinois chromosome 33, Ovbor_1.2, whole genome shotgun sequence includes these proteins:
- the ZNF213 gene encoding zinc finger protein 213 isoform X3, protein MSADDGGIRATQDKERGRETPGHGHSCQEMLSESEGTLPLGEARESPHIKMEPEEPHPEGMSQEARAQGARGWMPLSQGAKEKVCFLPGGALPAPQIPLLSREGRTRDRQMAAALLTAWSQMPVTFDDVALYLSREEWGRLDHTQQSYREVLQKRSGLSLGFPFSRPFWASQVQGKGEAPGSSRQLGHEEEEKRGAVEADKEELAASLGALGDVKSFKSRVGRGQGEAPRCGQRAASGQNSGPAKGDLQPRPVEEAQLESALPDTDLPKTQEGHFPEQPREGGTAAPESGEEGLALDKKTYKCEQCGKAFSWHSHLVTHRRTHTGEKPYACTDCGKRFGRSSHLIQHQIIHTGEKPYTCPSCWKSFSHHSTLIQHQRIHTGEKPYVCDRCAKRFTRRSDLVTHQGTHTGAKPHKCPICGKCFTQSSALVTHQRTHTGVKPYPCPECGKCFSQRSNLIAHNRTHTGEKPYHCLDCGKSFSHSSHLTAHQRIHRSVWPYCCPLCGKSFSQRSNLHRHKKIHTARPRALAMLMLGAAGTLAAPPPAPT, encoded by the exons atgtctgCAGACGACGGAGGCATCCGAGCTACCCAGGACAAGGAGAGAGGCCGAGAG ACTCCAGGTCATGGGCATTCTTGTCAAGAAATGCTCTCTGAGTCAGAGGGGACATTGCCTCTGGGAGAGGCCCGGGAGTCACCCCACATCAAGATGGAGCCAGAGGAGCCACACCCTGAAGGGATGTCGCAGGAGGCCAGAGCTCAAGGAGCGCGGGGCTGGATGCCCCTAAGCCAGGGTGCTAAGGAGAAAGTGTgtttcctgcctggaggag cCCTCCCGGCCCCCCAGATCCCTCTGCTCTCCCGCGAGGGGAGGACCAGAGACCGGCAGATGGCCGCGGCGCTCCTCACCGCCTGGTCCCAG ATGCCGGTGACCTTTGATGACGTGGCTCTGTACCTCTCCCGGGAGGAATGGGGGCGGCTGGACCACACCCAGCAGAGCTACAGGGAGGTCCTGCAGAAGAGGAGCGGGCTGTCCTTGG GGTTTCCCTTCAGCAGACCCTTCTGGGCCTCTCAAGTGCAGGGCAAGGGCGAGGCCCCGGGCTCCAGCAGGCAGTTGGGacatgaggaggaggagaaaagag GAGCGGTGGAGGCAGACAAGGAGGAGCTGGCTGCGTCGCTGGGAGCCCTTGGCGATGTAAAGTCCTTCAAAAGCAGAGTGGGAAGAGGCCAGGGGGAGGCCCCGCGGTGTGGGCAGCGAGCAGCCAGCGGCCAGAACTCAGGGCCAGCCAAGGGTGATCTGCAGCCCCGTCCCGTGGAGGAGGCACAGCTGGAATCAGCCCTGCCTGACACTGACCTCCCGAAAACCCAGGAGGGCCACTTCCCAGAGCAACCCAGAGAGGGGGGCACGGCCGCCCCCGAGAGCGGCGAGGAAGGCCTGGCGCTGGACAAGAAGACCTACAAGTGTGAGCAGTGCGGCAAGGCCTTCAGCTGGCACTCGCACCTGGTGACGCACCGGCGCACAcacacgggcgagaagccctacGCCTGCACGGACTGCGGCAAGCGCTTCGGCCGCAGCTCGCACCTCATCCAGCACCAGATCAtccacacgggcgagaagccctacACCTGCCCATCCTGTTGGAAGAGCTTCAGCCACCACTCGACGCTGATCCAGCACCAGCGCAtccacacgggcgagaagccctacGTGTGTGACCGCTGCGCCAAGCGCTTCACCCGCCGCTCAGACCTGGTCACCCACCAGGGCACCCACACGGGCGCCAAGCCGCACAAGTGTCCCATCTGTGGCAAGTGCTTCACGCAGAGCTCGGCCCTGGTCACCCACCAGCGCACCCACACCGGGGTCAAGCCCTACCCGTGCCCCGAGTGCGGTAAGTGCTTCAGCCAGCGATCCAACCTCATTGCGCACAACCGCACACACACCGGCGAGAAGCCCTACCACTGCCTCGACTGCGGCAAGAGCTTCAGCCACAGCTCGCACCTCACCGCCCACCAGCGCATCCACCGCAGCGTCTGGCCCTACTGCTGCCCGCTGTGCGGCAAGAGCTTCAGCCAGCGTTCCAACCTGCACCGGCACAAGAAGATCCACACGGCGAGGCCCAGGGCCCTGGCCATGCTGATGCTGGGAGCGGCCGGGACTCTGGCGGCACCCCCGCCTGCCCCTACCtag
- the ZNF213 gene encoding zinc finger protein 213 isoform X2 yields the protein MSADDGGIRATQDKERGRETPGHGHSCQEMLSESEGTLPLGEARESPHIKMEPEEPHPEGMSQEARAQGARGWMPLSQGAKEKVCFLPGGALPAPQIPLLSREGRTRDRQMAAALLTAWSQMPVTFDDVALYLSREEWGRLDHTQQSYREVLQKRSGLSLGFPFSRPFWASQVQGKGEAPGSSRQLGHEEEEKRGLPWGPHESLSLAGNPVHPGAVEADKEELAASLGALGDVKSFKSRVGRGQGEAPRCGQRAASGQNSGPAKGDLQPRPVEEAQLESALPDTDLPKTQEGHFPEQPREGGTAAPESGEEGLALDKKTYKCEQCGKAFSWHSHLVTHRRTHTGEKPYACTDCGKRFGRSSHLIQHQIIHTGEKPYTCPSCWKSFSHHSTLIQHQRIHTGEKPYVCDRCAKRFTRRSDLVTHQGTHTGAKPHKCPICGKCFTQSSALVTHQRTHTGVKPYPCPECGKCFSQRSNLIAHNRTHTGEKPYHCLDCGKSFSHSSHLTAHQRIHRSVWPYCCPLCGKSFSQRSNLHRHKKIHTARPRALAMLMLGAAGTLAAPPPAPT from the exons atgtctgCAGACGACGGAGGCATCCGAGCTACCCAGGACAAGGAGAGAGGCCGAGAG ACTCCAGGTCATGGGCATTCTTGTCAAGAAATGCTCTCTGAGTCAGAGGGGACATTGCCTCTGGGAGAGGCCCGGGAGTCACCCCACATCAAGATGGAGCCAGAGGAGCCACACCCTGAAGGGATGTCGCAGGAGGCCAGAGCTCAAGGAGCGCGGGGCTGGATGCCCCTAAGCCAGGGTGCTAAGGAGAAAGTGTgtttcctgcctggaggag cCCTCCCGGCCCCCCAGATCCCTCTGCTCTCCCGCGAGGGGAGGACCAGAGACCGGCAGATGGCCGCGGCGCTCCTCACCGCCTGGTCCCAG ATGCCGGTGACCTTTGATGACGTGGCTCTGTACCTCTCCCGGGAGGAATGGGGGCGGCTGGACCACACCCAGCAGAGCTACAGGGAGGTCCTGCAGAAGAGGAGCGGGCTGTCCTTGG GGTTTCCCTTCAGCAGACCCTTCTGGGCCTCTCAAGTGCAGGGCAAGGGCGAGGCCCCGGGCTCCAGCAGGCAGTTGGGacatgaggaggaggagaaaagag GACTCCCCTGGGGCCCTCATGAAAGCCTCTCTCTTGCTGGAAACCCTGTTCATCCAGGAGCGGTGGAGGCAGACAAGGAGGAGCTGGCTGCGTCGCTGGGAGCCCTTGGCGATGTAAAGTCCTTCAAAAGCAGAGTGGGAAGAGGCCAGGGGGAGGCCCCGCGGTGTGGGCAGCGAGCAGCCAGCGGCCAGAACTCAGGGCCAGCCAAGGGTGATCTGCAGCCCCGTCCCGTGGAGGAGGCACAGCTGGAATCAGCCCTGCCTGACACTGACCTCCCGAAAACCCAGGAGGGCCACTTCCCAGAGCAACCCAGAGAGGGGGGCACGGCCGCCCCCGAGAGCGGCGAGGAAGGCCTGGCGCTGGACAAGAAGACCTACAAGTGTGAGCAGTGCGGCAAGGCCTTCAGCTGGCACTCGCACCTGGTGACGCACCGGCGCACAcacacgggcgagaagccctacGCCTGCACGGACTGCGGCAAGCGCTTCGGCCGCAGCTCGCACCTCATCCAGCACCAGATCAtccacacgggcgagaagccctacACCTGCCCATCCTGTTGGAAGAGCTTCAGCCACCACTCGACGCTGATCCAGCACCAGCGCAtccacacgggcgagaagccctacGTGTGTGACCGCTGCGCCAAGCGCTTCACCCGCCGCTCAGACCTGGTCACCCACCAGGGCACCCACACGGGCGCCAAGCCGCACAAGTGTCCCATCTGTGGCAAGTGCTTCACGCAGAGCTCGGCCCTGGTCACCCACCAGCGCACCCACACCGGGGTCAAGCCCTACCCGTGCCCCGAGTGCGGTAAGTGCTTCAGCCAGCGATCCAACCTCATTGCGCACAACCGCACACACACCGGCGAGAAGCCCTACCACTGCCTCGACTGCGGCAAGAGCTTCAGCCACAGCTCGCACCTCACCGCCCACCAGCGCATCCACCGCAGCGTCTGGCCCTACTGCTGCCCGCTGTGCGGCAAGAGCTTCAGCCAGCGTTCCAACCTGCACCGGCACAAGAAGATCCACACGGCGAGGCCCAGGGCCCTGGCCATGCTGATGCTGGGAGCGGCCGGGACTCTGGCGGCACCCCCGCCTGCCCCTACCtag
- the ZNF213 gene encoding zinc finger protein 213 isoform X1, with the protein MSADDGGIRATQDKERGRETPGHGHSCQEMLSESEGTLPLGEARESPHIKMEPEEPHPEGMSQEARAQGARGWMPLSQGAKEKVCFLPGGALPAPQIPLLSREGRTRDRQMAAALLTAWSQMPVTFDDVALYLSREEWGRLDHTQQSYREVLQKRSGLSLAGFPFSRPFWASQVQGKGEAPGSSRQLGHEEEEKRGLPWGPHESLSLAGNPVHPGAVEADKEELAASLGALGDVKSFKSRVGRGQGEAPRCGQRAASGQNSGPAKGDLQPRPVEEAQLESALPDTDLPKTQEGHFPEQPREGGTAAPESGEEGLALDKKTYKCEQCGKAFSWHSHLVTHRRTHTGEKPYACTDCGKRFGRSSHLIQHQIIHTGEKPYTCPSCWKSFSHHSTLIQHQRIHTGEKPYVCDRCAKRFTRRSDLVTHQGTHTGAKPHKCPICGKCFTQSSALVTHQRTHTGVKPYPCPECGKCFSQRSNLIAHNRTHTGEKPYHCLDCGKSFSHSSHLTAHQRIHRSVWPYCCPLCGKSFSQRSNLHRHKKIHTARPRALAMLMLGAAGTLAAPPPAPT; encoded by the exons atgtctgCAGACGACGGAGGCATCCGAGCTACCCAGGACAAGGAGAGAGGCCGAGAG ACTCCAGGTCATGGGCATTCTTGTCAAGAAATGCTCTCTGAGTCAGAGGGGACATTGCCTCTGGGAGAGGCCCGGGAGTCACCCCACATCAAGATGGAGCCAGAGGAGCCACACCCTGAAGGGATGTCGCAGGAGGCCAGAGCTCAAGGAGCGCGGGGCTGGATGCCCCTAAGCCAGGGTGCTAAGGAGAAAGTGTgtttcctgcctggaggag cCCTCCCGGCCCCCCAGATCCCTCTGCTCTCCCGCGAGGGGAGGACCAGAGACCGGCAGATGGCCGCGGCGCTCCTCACCGCCTGGTCCCAG ATGCCGGTGACCTTTGATGACGTGGCTCTGTACCTCTCCCGGGAGGAATGGGGGCGGCTGGACCACACCCAGCAGAGCTACAGGGAGGTCCTGCAGAAGAGGAGCGGGCTGTCCTTGG CAGGGTTTCCCTTCAGCAGACCCTTCTGGGCCTCTCAAGTGCAGGGCAAGGGCGAGGCCCCGGGCTCCAGCAGGCAGTTGGGacatgaggaggaggagaaaagag GACTCCCCTGGGGCCCTCATGAAAGCCTCTCTCTTGCTGGAAACCCTGTTCATCCAGGAGCGGTGGAGGCAGACAAGGAGGAGCTGGCTGCGTCGCTGGGAGCCCTTGGCGATGTAAAGTCCTTCAAAAGCAGAGTGGGAAGAGGCCAGGGGGAGGCCCCGCGGTGTGGGCAGCGAGCAGCCAGCGGCCAGAACTCAGGGCCAGCCAAGGGTGATCTGCAGCCCCGTCCCGTGGAGGAGGCACAGCTGGAATCAGCCCTGCCTGACACTGACCTCCCGAAAACCCAGGAGGGCCACTTCCCAGAGCAACCCAGAGAGGGGGGCACGGCCGCCCCCGAGAGCGGCGAGGAAGGCCTGGCGCTGGACAAGAAGACCTACAAGTGTGAGCAGTGCGGCAAGGCCTTCAGCTGGCACTCGCACCTGGTGACGCACCGGCGCACAcacacgggcgagaagccctacGCCTGCACGGACTGCGGCAAGCGCTTCGGCCGCAGCTCGCACCTCATCCAGCACCAGATCAtccacacgggcgagaagccctacACCTGCCCATCCTGTTGGAAGAGCTTCAGCCACCACTCGACGCTGATCCAGCACCAGCGCAtccacacgggcgagaagccctacGTGTGTGACCGCTGCGCCAAGCGCTTCACCCGCCGCTCAGACCTGGTCACCCACCAGGGCACCCACACGGGCGCCAAGCCGCACAAGTGTCCCATCTGTGGCAAGTGCTTCACGCAGAGCTCGGCCCTGGTCACCCACCAGCGCACCCACACCGGGGTCAAGCCCTACCCGTGCCCCGAGTGCGGTAAGTGCTTCAGCCAGCGATCCAACCTCATTGCGCACAACCGCACACACACCGGCGAGAAGCCCTACCACTGCCTCGACTGCGGCAAGAGCTTCAGCCACAGCTCGCACCTCACCGCCCACCAGCGCATCCACCGCAGCGTCTGGCCCTACTGCTGCCCGCTGTGCGGCAAGAGCTTCAGCCAGCGTTCCAACCTGCACCGGCACAAGAAGATCCACACGGCGAGGCCCAGGGCCCTGGCCATGCTGATGCTGGGAGCGGCCGGGACTCTGGCGGCACCCCCGCCTGCCCCTACCtag